From Pedobacter indicus, a single genomic window includes:
- a CDS encoding MarC family protein yields MYFNFKEILSVSMILFAIIDILGSIPIIIDLRQKVGKIQSEKTCLVAMGIMLAFLFIGEELLNIIGVDVASFAIAGSLVIFFIAMEMVLGITVFKEDSHETASIIPLAFPLIAGAGTLTTLLSLKAEFATQNIIIGIVLNFIVVYLVLKNTYRLEKLLGKNGLSVLRKAFGIILLAIAIKLFRSNTGF; encoded by the coding sequence ATGTATTTTAACTTTAAAGAGATTCTTTCGGTATCAATGATACTATTTGCTATCATCGATATTTTAGGATCGATCCCCATTATAATCGACTTACGACAAAAAGTTGGAAAGATTCAATCGGAAAAAACATGTCTGGTTGCGATGGGGATCATGTTGGCCTTTCTTTTTATCGGAGAGGAGCTGCTCAACATTATTGGAGTAGATGTCGCTTCTTTTGCAATAGCTGGGTCATTAGTAATTTTTTTCATAGCGATGGAAATGGTGCTTGGTATTACAGTTTTTAAAGAAGATAGTCATGAAACAGCCTCCATCATACCTCTAGCCTTTCCTTTAATTGCGGGGGCAGGAACGCTTACCACTCTTCTCTCTTTAAAGGCGGAATTTGCCACACAAAACATTATAATAGGAATTGTTTTGAATTTTATAGTCGTTTACCTAGTATTAAAGAACACCTATCGTCTGGAAAAATTACTTGGAAAGAATGGCTTGAGCGTACTTCGTAAAGCTTTCGGAATAATCCTGTTAGCAATTGCCATTAAGCTATTTCGGTCGAATACAGGTTTTTAA
- a CDS encoding amino acid permease, producing the protein MLFKKSISLLVDEAKEMGEGTLKRTLTSYHLVALGVGAIIGAGLFSLTGIVAAENAGPAVTISYILAALVCGLAGLCYAEFASMIPVAGSAYTYAYATMGEWIAWIIGWDLVLEYALSAATVAVSWSQYFSQFLGGFGLNIPQFLLHGPWETYETATGLTETGIINLPAVVIVCLLSLLLIRGTAESSFVNNMLVVIKLAVVLIFICLGWSFMDSANHTPFIPTNTGEELLKSGQIGLFDFFKEGYFGEYGITGIMRGAGVVFFAFIGFDAVSTAAQEAKNPQKDMPIGIIGSLIVCTVIYFFFSFVMTGLANYTEFENDASPVTTAFAVTGYTFLNQFLMIAILTGYTSVILVMLLGQSRVFYSMSKDGLLPKLFSDLSKKQTPWKTNLIFMIFVSGFAGFVPISDLGHMVSIGALFAFSLVCIGIVILRKTDPNAYRPFRTPFVPVIPILGVIVCVLLMGSLPIESWERLGIWMTIGIIIYLIYGKKHSKIRNGNI; encoded by the coding sequence ATGTTATTTAAAAAATCAATATCACTACTTGTAGATGAAGCAAAAGAAATGGGAGAAGGAACTCTCAAACGAACATTAACAAGCTATCATTTAGTTGCTTTGGGTGTCGGCGCGATCATCGGTGCCGGTTTATTTTCACTCACAGGAATTGTTGCGGCAGAAAATGCAGGACCGGCAGTCACGATATCGTATATCTTAGCTGCATTAGTTTGCGGTCTGGCCGGATTGTGTTACGCAGAATTTGCATCAATGATACCGGTCGCTGGTAGCGCTTATACATACGCCTACGCTACTATGGGTGAGTGGATTGCATGGATTATCGGGTGGGATCTAGTACTTGAATATGCCTTAAGTGCCGCAACAGTCGCTGTAAGCTGGTCACAATACTTCAGTCAGTTCCTCGGAGGCTTTGGCTTGAACATTCCACAGTTTCTCTTGCATGGCCCATGGGAAACCTACGAAACGGCAACAGGGCTCACTGAAACTGGAATTATAAATCTTCCGGCAGTAGTAATAGTCTGTTTGCTATCACTCCTATTAATCAGAGGAACAGCTGAATCTTCATTTGTAAACAACATGTTGGTGGTCATCAAGCTGGCAGTGGTCCTTATTTTTATTTGCCTGGGTTGGTCTTTTATGGATTCAGCAAACCATACTCCCTTTATTCCTACAAACACTGGGGAAGAGCTTTTAAAATCAGGACAAATAGGTTTATTTGATTTCTTTAAAGAGGGGTATTTTGGTGAATATGGAATTACAGGTATTATGCGCGGTGCTGGTGTTGTGTTTTTTGCGTTTATTGGTTTTGATGCCGTTAGTACGGCTGCGCAGGAAGCGAAAAATCCCCAAAAAGACATGCCGATTGGTATTATTGGATCTCTCATTGTATGTACTGTTATATATTTCTTCTTTTCCTTCGTCATGACTGGCTTGGCGAATTACACCGAATTCGAAAACGACGCGAGTCCGGTAACAACAGCTTTCGCTGTAACAGGGTACACGTTCTTAAATCAGTTTTTGATGATCGCGATCTTGACTGGCTACACATCCGTAATCCTCGTCATGCTTTTAGGTCAAAGTCGTGTATTTTACAGTATGAGCAAAGACGGGCTGCTACCAAAACTTTTTTCCGATTTATCGAAGAAACAAACGCCTTGGAAAACTAATTTAATATTTATGATATTTGTAAGTGGTTTTGCAGGTTTTGTTCCAATCTCGGATCTCGGACATATGGTAAGTATTGGAGCATTATTTGCCTTCTCTTTAGTATGTATCGGTATCGTTATATTGAGAAAGACAGATCCAAACGCCTATCGGCCGTTTAGAACACCTTTTGTTCCGGTGATACCAATCTTGGGAGTAATTGTGTGTGTATTATTGATGGGGTCGCTACCAATCGAAAGTTGGGAAAGGCTTGGAATATGGATGACCATTGGTATCATTATTTATTTAATTTATGGGAAGAAACACAGCAAAATCCGAAACGGCAATATTTAA
- a CDS encoding sodium-translocating pyrophosphatase yields the protein MEFLQNNLIYAIPLVGIIGLIVMITKSAWVSKQEAGDENMRTLAGYIADGAMAFLKAEWKVLSYFVIIAAIILGYSGTLVETSSWVIAISFVIGAFTSALAGYIGMNIATKANVRTTQAARTSLAKALKVSFTAGSVMGIGVVGLAILGLGSLFIVFYQLYVINTGGSVNGLEMEKALEVLAGFSLGAESIALFARVGGGIYTKAADVGADLVGKVEAGIPEDDVRNPATIADNVGDNVGDVAGMGADLFGSFVATLLATMVLGREIISNDSFDGIAPILLPMVIAGLGLLFSIISTSLVKIKNETSNVQNALNLGNWASIILTAIASFFAVKWIMPETMVLRGYEFSNTDVFLSIMVGLIVGALMSYVTEYFTSMGKRPVLSIIKQSSTGHATNIIGGLAIGMESTVIPILVLAGGIYGSYHFAGFYGVAIAAAGMMATTAMQLAIDAFGPVADNAGGIAEMSQLPDEVRDRTDNLDAVGNTTAATGKGFAIASAALTSLALFAAFVGLAGIDQIDIYKAEVLAGLFVGGMIPFIFSSLCISAVGRAAMEMVKEVRRQFKEIPGIMEYKAKPEYQKCVAISTNASLKEMMLPGAIAILVPVIIGFIFGPEVLGGLLAGVTVSGVLMGIFQNNAGGAWDNAKKSFEKGVEIDGQVHYKNSEPHKASVTGDTVGDPFKDTSGPSMNILIKLMSIVSLIIAPHINEGNHSEAKALHNKVSEPIEVVITNTEINQFEKLN from the coding sequence ATGGAATTTTTACAGAACAATCTAATCTATGCCATACCACTAGTTGGCATAATTGGCCTTATTGTGATGATCACGAAAAGCGCATGGGTCTCAAAACAGGAAGCAGGCGACGAAAATATGCGCACCTTGGCAGGTTACATAGCGGATGGCGCGATGGCTTTTCTGAAAGCTGAATGGAAAGTCCTTTCCTATTTTGTTATTATTGCGGCAATTATTCTAGGTTACTCTGGAACACTCGTTGAGACTTCAAGTTGGGTCATCGCTATTTCATTTGTTATAGGTGCTTTTACTTCGGCTCTTGCGGGTTATATCGGCATGAATATAGCAACAAAAGCCAATGTTCGTACCACGCAAGCTGCACGCACGAGTCTCGCAAAAGCCTTAAAAGTTTCTTTTACTGCTGGAAGTGTCATGGGAATCGGGGTCGTAGGATTGGCCATTCTAGGATTAGGAAGTTTATTCATTGTTTTTTACCAGTTATACGTTATTAATACCGGAGGTTCAGTCAATGGATTAGAAATGGAAAAGGCTCTCGAGGTATTGGCTGGTTTTTCATTGGGTGCCGAATCGATCGCTCTTTTTGCACGTGTAGGTGGTGGTATTTACACAAAAGCCGCCGATGTAGGTGCAGACTTGGTAGGTAAAGTTGAAGCTGGGATTCCAGAAGATGACGTTCGTAACCCCGCAACAATCGCCGACAATGTCGGTGACAACGTTGGTGATGTTGCCGGCATGGGTGCTGACCTTTTTGGTTCGTTTGTCGCAACCTTGTTAGCAACCATGGTTTTGGGACGAGAAATTATTTCTAACGATAGCTTTGACGGCATAGCGCCTATCTTACTGCCAATGGTTATCGCTGGACTGGGGCTGCTTTTTTCCATTATTTCTACATCTCTTGTAAAAATCAAAAACGAAACCAGTAACGTTCAAAATGCCCTCAACCTCGGCAACTGGGCTTCCATTATCCTAACAGCAATCGCGTCTTTCTTTGCTGTCAAATGGATCATGCCAGAAACAATGGTATTAAGAGGCTATGAATTTAGCAATACAGATGTTTTCCTTTCCATTATGGTGGGGCTAATTGTAGGCGCTCTAATGAGTTATGTAACCGAATACTTTACTTCAATGGGTAAACGACCAGTTTTGTCAATTATTAAACAATCGTCAACCGGTCATGCCACCAATATTATAGGTGGTCTCGCTATAGGGATGGAATCTACGGTTATCCCTATTTTGGTTCTTGCTGGTGGGATTTATGGCTCATATCACTTTGCCGGTTTTTATGGTGTTGCGATAGCTGCAGCAGGAATGATGGCTACAACAGCGATGCAGCTAGCAATAGATGCATTTGGCCCTGTTGCAGATAACGCGGGAGGTATTGCAGAGATGAGCCAACTCCCCGATGAAGTGCGGGACCGCACGGACAATCTGGATGCAGTAGGCAACACAACCGCCGCCACAGGTAAAGGGTTCGCCATTGCATCTGCAGCGCTGACTTCGCTTGCATTATTTGCAGCATTTGTTGGGCTTGCTGGTATTGATCAAATTGATATTTACAAAGCAGAAGTCTTAGCTGGCCTCTTTGTCGGAGGTATGATTCCATTTATATTTTCATCATTATGTATTTCGGCCGTGGGCCGTGCCGCCATGGAGATGGTTAAAGAAGTTAGAAGACAGTTCAAAGAAATTCCAGGAATAATGGAATATAAAGCGAAGCCGGAATATCAAAAATGTGTTGCGATCTCTACAAATGCTTCGCTCAAAGAAATGATGTTACCTGGTGCAATCGCGATTCTTGTTCCGGTTATTATAGGATTTATATTCGGACCAGAAGTACTTGGAGGACTTTTAGCAGGTGTTACTGTATCGGGTGTGCTAATGGGAATATTCCAAAATAATGCCGGTGGTGCCTGGGATAATGCCAAGAAATCATTTGAAAAGGGAGTTGAAATCGACGGGCAAGTTCATTACAAAAACTCTGAACCTCATAAGGCATCAGTTACCGGAGACACCGTTGGTGATCCTTTTAAAGACACATCGGGTCCATCTATGAATATATTAATCAAACTTATGTCTATCGTTTCGTTGATCATAGCTCCGCACATCAATGAAGGAAACCATAGCGAAGCAAAGGCCCTCCATAATAAAGTTTCTGAGCCGATAGAGGTTGTAATTACAAATACGGAAATCAACCAATTCGAAAAATTGAATTAA
- the rpsL gene encoding 30S ribosomal protein S12 yields the protein MPTIQQLVRKGRVALVDKSKSPALDSCPQRRGVCTRVYTTTPKKPNSAMRKVARVRLTNGKEVNAYIPGEGHNLQEHSIVLIRGGRVKDLPGVRYHIVRGALDTSGVAGRNQRRSKYGTKRPKPGQAAAKK from the coding sequence ATGCCTACTATTCAACAACTAGTAAGAAAAGGTAGAGTAGCTTTGGTTGACAAGAGTAAGTCGCCAGCATTGGACAGCTGTCCACAGCGAAGAGGTGTATGTACTCGTGTGTACACCACTACCCCTAAAAAGCCAAACTCGGCTATGCGTAAAGTTGCACGTGTACGTTTGACAAATGGAAAAGAAGTAAACGCTTATATTCCAGGAGAAGGACACAATTTGCAAGAACACTCAATTGTATTAATTCGCGGTGGTCGTGTGAAAGACCTTCCTGGAGTACGTTATCATATTGTTCGTGGTGCTTTAGATACTTCCGGTGTTGCTGGTCGTAACCAACGTCGTTCTAAGTACGGAACAAAGCGTCCTAAACCAGGGCAAGCAGCAGCAAAAAAATAA
- the rpsG gene encoding 30S ribosomal protein S7 produces the protein MRKSKPKKRIILPDPKFNDAQVTRFVNNMMYDGKKSIAYSIFYDAVQLVEEKTSENGLEAWRKALNNVMPSVEVKSRRVGGANFQVPTEVRPERKIALGMKWLINYARKRGEKTMHEKLAGEIISASKGEGAAVKKKEDVHKMAEANKAFSHFRF, from the coding sequence ATGAGAAAGTCAAAACCAAAAAAACGAATCATTTTGCCTGATCCAAAATTTAATGATGCTCAGGTAACTCGTTTTGTGAATAATATGATGTACGATGGAAAGAAATCTATCGCTTATTCAATATTTTATGATGCTGTTCAATTAGTAGAAGAAAAAACTAGTGAGAACGGTTTAGAAGCTTGGAGAAAAGCTTTAAATAATGTTATGCCATCTGTAGAAGTGAAATCCCGTCGTGTTGGTGGGGCAAACTTCCAAGTTCCTACAGAAGTACGTCCTGAGCGTAAAATTGCTTTGGGTATGAAATGGTTAATAAACTACGCACGTAAAAGAGGTGAAAAAACCATGCATGAAAAATTAGCGGGAGAAATTATCTCTGCTTCTAAAGGTGAAGGTGCAGCAGTTAAGAAAAAAGAAGACGTACATAAAATGGCTGAAGCCAATAAGGCATTCTCGCATTTCAGATTCTAA
- the fusA gene encoding elongation factor G, whose translation MSRDLKFTRNIGIAAHIDAGKTTTTERILFYSGVNHKLGETHEGSATTDWMAQEQERGITITSAAVTVGWKYRNNQYHINIIDTPGHVDFTVEVNRSLRVLDGLVFLFSAVDGVEPQSETNWRLANNYNVPRIGFVNKMDRSGADFLKVVGQVREMLGSHAVPLQLPIGSEDTFKGVVDLINNRGIIWNEEDKGMTFTEVPIPDELLEETAVWREKLLEAVADYDETLMEKFFDDPDSITEREILDALRAATLDAKIVPMVCGSSFKNKGVQTMLDYVMELLPSPLDVEAIEGINPKTEAPVSRKPDVKEPFSALAFKIATDPFVGRLCFIRVYSGNLDAGSYVYNTRSDNKERISRIFQMHANKQNAIPNVGAGDIAAVVGFKDIKTGDTLCDEKHPIVLESMDFPDPVIGLAIEPKTQADVDKLGMALAKLAEEDPTFQVKSDDDTGQTVISGMGELHLDVLIDRLKREFKVEINQGAPQVAYKEAITGTVQHRETYKKQTGGRGKFADIQVVVSPIDEGKTGLQFENEIVGGAIPREYIPSVQKGFESSMVNGVLAGFPVSDMKVRLIDGSFHPVDSDSLSFEIAARAAFRAALPKCSPVLMEPIMKIEVLTPEENMGDVMGDLNRRRGQLQGMDSRNGVQVIKALVPLSEMFGYVTQLRTITSGRATSTMEFDHYEAAPRNVQEEVVAKSKGKVSSED comes from the coding sequence ATGTCAAGAGACTTAAAATTCACTAGAAATATTGGTATCGCTGCTCACATTGATGCCGGTAAAACGACAACTACTGAGCGTATTCTTTTCTATTCTGGGGTTAACCATAAACTAGGAGAGACACACGAAGGTTCAGCGACTACCGACTGGATGGCGCAAGAGCAGGAGCGTGGAATTACGATTACCTCAGCGGCTGTAACCGTGGGCTGGAAATACAGAAACAATCAATATCATATTAATATTATAGACACGCCGGGGCACGTTGACTTTACCGTAGAGGTAAATCGATCTCTTCGTGTTTTAGATGGGTTGGTATTCTTATTTTCTGCTGTTGATGGCGTTGAACCTCAATCGGAAACTAACTGGCGCTTAGCAAATAATTACAATGTTCCTCGGATTGGTTTTGTTAATAAAATGGATCGCTCCGGAGCTGACTTTTTGAAAGTTGTTGGTCAAGTTCGCGAAATGCTGGGAAGCCATGCGGTTCCTTTACAATTACCAATTGGGTCGGAAGATACGTTCAAAGGTGTTGTCGATCTGATCAATAACCGTGGTATAATTTGGAACGAAGAAGATAAAGGAATGACCTTTACTGAGGTTCCGATTCCAGATGAGTTATTGGAAGAAACAGCAGTTTGGAGAGAAAAACTTTTAGAAGCTGTTGCTGATTATGATGAAACCTTAATGGAAAAATTCTTTGATGATCCTGATTCAATCACTGAACGGGAAATCTTAGATGCTCTTCGTGCAGCGACACTTGACGCAAAGATTGTACCGATGGTATGCGGTTCTTCTTTTAAAAATAAGGGTGTTCAGACTATGTTGGATTATGTGATGGAGTTGCTTCCTTCACCCCTGGATGTTGAGGCTATTGAAGGAATTAACCCTAAAACTGAAGCTCCAGTATCTCGCAAACCTGATGTTAAAGAACCTTTTTCTGCATTGGCATTTAAGATTGCAACTGATCCATTTGTTGGTCGTCTTTGCTTCATCCGTGTATATTCTGGTAATCTAGATGCTGGTTCATATGTGTATAATACGCGTTCGGATAATAAAGAGCGTATTTCTCGTATTTTCCAAATGCACGCTAATAAGCAAAATGCTATTCCTAATGTTGGAGCTGGAGATATCGCTGCAGTTGTAGGATTTAAAGATATTAAAACTGGAGATACTCTTTGTGATGAAAAACATCCGATTGTATTAGAGTCCATGGACTTCCCTGATCCAGTAATCGGTTTGGCCATTGAACCAAAAACTCAAGCTGATGTTGATAAGTTAGGTATGGCTCTTGCAAAATTAGCTGAAGAAGACCCAACTTTCCAAGTGAAGAGTGATGATGATACTGGTCAGACAGTTATTTCTGGAATGGGGGAACTGCACTTAGATGTATTAATAGATCGCTTAAAACGCGAGTTTAAAGTTGAAATTAATCAAGGTGCTCCTCAGGTAGCTTACAAAGAGGCTATCACGGGAACAGTTCAACATCGGGAGACTTATAAGAAACAAACTGGCGGTCGTGGTAAATTTGCTGATATTCAGGTTGTAGTGTCTCCAATTGATGAGGGTAAAACCGGATTGCAGTTTGAAAATGAAATCGTCGGAGGTGCTATTCCACGTGAATACATTCCTTCAGTACAAAAAGGTTTTGAGTCTTCAATGGTGAATGGTGTGCTAGCAGGTTTCCCTGTGAGCGATATGAAAGTGCGTTTAATAGACGGGTCGTTCCACCCTGTGGATTCAGACTCATTGTCTTTTGAAATCGCTGCTCGTGCAGCCTTCCGTGCCGCTCTTCCAAAATGTTCTCCTGTTTTGATGGAACCCATCATGAAAATTGAAGTTCTAACCCCAGAAGAGAACATGGGTGATGTAATGGGTGATTTAAATCGTCGTCGTGGACAATTGCAAGGTATGGACAGTCGTAATGGAGTTCAAGTGATTAAAGCTCTTGTACCGCTTTCAGAAATGTTTGGGTATGTAACTCAGTTACGTACGATCACGTCTGGTCGCGCAACGTCAACAATGGAATTTGATCACTATGAAGCTGCACCGCGAAACGTTCAAGAGGAAGTTGTCGCTAAGTCGAAAGGTAAAGTATCTTCCGAAGATTAA
- the rpsJ gene encoding 30S ribosomal protein S10: MSQRIRIKLKSYDYNLVDKSAEKIVKTVKPTGAVVSGPIPLPTEKKIYTVLRSPHVNKKAREQFQLCAYKRLLDIYSSNSKTVDALMKLELPSGVEVEIKV, from the coding sequence ATGAGCCAAAGAATTAGAATTAAATTAAAATCGTACGACTACAACTTGGTTGATAAGTCTGCTGAAAAAATTGTCAAAACTGTTAAACCTACTGGCGCTGTGGTAAGTGGACCTATCCCTTTGCCAACAGAGAAAAAGATTTACACGGTTTTACGTTCACCGCACGTAAATAAGAAAGCGCGCGAGCAATTTCAATTATGTGCTTATAAAAGACTGTTAGATATTTACAGTTCAAATTCAAAAACTGTAGATGCTTTGATGAAACTTGAGTTACCAAGTGGAGTGGAAGTAGAGATCAAAGTTTAA